CAATAGGTACACCTATGAAAACTAATACAAATGAATTAACATTGAATATTACTAGTTTAAAAATTATTAGTAAATCATTAAAAACTCCTCCCGAAAAATTTCATGGTTTAACAGATGAAGAAGACCGAGCAAGAAAACGTTATCTAGATTTAACATACAATTCTAAATCTATGGAAACTTTTTTGATGCGTTCAAAAATTGTTCGATTGATGCGTGAATATTTAGATAGTGTTGATTTTTATGAAGTAGAAACTCCAATATTACAATCTATATTAGGTGGTGCTAATGCTCGTCCATTTATTACTCATCATAATACTTTAAAACGTGATTTTTATTTGAGAATAGCGACTGAAATTCCATTGAAAAAATTAATTGTTGGTGGTTTTGACAAGGTGTATGAAATAGGTCGTATCTTTAGAAATGAAGGAATGGATTCTACACATAATCCTGAATTCACTTCAATGGAATTATATATGGCGTATGAAGACATGGTTGCAGTAATGAATATTACAGAAGATATTATTCATTTCATTTCTAACAAATTAAATATTAACCAAATTACATTTAATGATAAGACAATTGATATTTCAAAACCATTTAAAAAAATAAGTATGGTTGATTTAATTAAAGAGCATACAGGAATTGATTTTAATAATGTTACTTCTGATGAGGAAGCAATTGAAATAGCAAAAAAACATAATGTTCATTTTGAAAATCACCAAAATACATACGGTCATATTGTTAATTTATTTTTTGAAGAATTTTGTGAGTCAAAATTAATTGAACCAACTTTTGTTACAACTTACCCTGTAGATGTTTCTCCGTTAGCTAAATTAGATTATTCAAATAAGCGTTTTACAGAACGTTTTGAATTATTTATTTTCGGAAAAGAATTTGCTAATGGTTATAGTGAATTGAATGATCCAATAGACCAAAAACAAAGATTTGAAAATCAAGTTTTAGAAAAACAAAAAGGTAACGATGAAGCTGTTGAAATTGACTACGAATTTTTAGAAGCTTTAGAGTATGCTTTACCACCAACAGGTGGTCTTGGCATTGGTGTTGATCGTCTAGTTATGTTATTTACTCAAAATGTTTCAATAAGGGATGTTTTGTTATTTCCACATATGCGTGACTCCAAATAAAATATGTCAGATTTTAATAACGAATATGTTTCAAAATTAAATCGTGCACAAACTAATGCTTATGTAAGCAAATTTTTAGAATTGTTATTAAAAAAAATAATGAATTCTCACAATTTAATGTTGGTTATTCCACCAATTTTTACTAGTGAAAAAAATAATTTTATTGTTAATAATAATTTTCGAACTATTGATTTTGACAATGCTTTTTCAAAAAATATTTTTAAAGTTATTGATTTTTTAGATAAATGATTATATTTGTATATAAGACAATCAAATGTTCAATTAAATTCAGGAATTGTTTGTTTCAATAATCAAGTATTTAGAGATGCTGATATTGAAAATTTTAAAAGAATTTCTATTCCTTGTTTATCATTTGTAGTTTCAATACAAAGATTAGATTACTCTAATACTTTTTTAATAAATCAATCAAAAAAAATTATTAGTTTATTAAACGAAATTTTTTTAGAAATTCAAATTGATAATTTTAAATCTGATAAATCAATTAAAGAATTTAAAGAAATGAATTTAACTACTTTTTTAAAAAATAATAAAAAAATGTCTATTGATGATATTTTAATTCATCAAACTGCAGAAAATCCAATATTATTATCTAATTTTAACGATTCGAAATTATTTAAAGAAATATTTCCTTACGCAGAAAATAATTTTATTCATAGTGAAATGAATAATATTTTTTTGCAATTTTATAGTCAAAAAAACATTGTATTAGATTTTTTTAATATTTGTTTACAACCAACATACGAAAAACTTAAAGAATTAGATTTTTATGAAAAAGAAATATATATTTCAAAACTAAGTAAAGTATATAAAAATTCAGAATGAACTTATATTGTTAATATCAATTTAGCAAACATTTTACTTTGATTGTTAGATAAGCAACATTATTCTGAAATTTTTTCTGGTCCATTTGGTGATGAATTTTATGAAAACATATTAAACAACGAAAGAGATGTATTATAAAAATATGAAAAAAGTAATTATTGTTGGAGCTGGTATTTCAGGTTGCTCGATAGCAAATCTTTTAGCAAATAAAGGCTATTTAGTAGATATTTATGAAAAAAAAGATTATGTAGGCGGTCATTGTTATGATCTTTTATCAAAAGATAAAATTTTATATCATCAATATGGACCACATATTTTTCATACAGAACATGATGAAGTTATTAATTTCATTAGACAATTTGCCAAATTTAATAATTATATAAACAAAGTTCAAGTTAAATTGCCTAATAAAAAAACTACCAGATTACCTTTTAATTTTAAAGAAATTAAAAAAATAGATCCTAAAAATGCTAAGTCGATAATTAATCTTTTAAAAAAATTATTTCCAAATCAACAAAAAGTTTCAATTTTGGAATTAAAAAAATATAGAGAATATGAACCTTTAAATAAAATAGTTGATTGAGTTTTAGACAATATTTATGCACCATACACATCAAAAATGTGAGGAATTAAAATTAGTGAAATAGATGAAAATGTTATCGCTAGAGTAGGTATTACTTTAAGTGATAATGAAAGTTATTTTCCAACAGCCAAAATTCAAGGTTTGCCTATTGGTGGTTACACTAATATGATTAAAAAAATGATTGAACATCCCAATATTAATTTGAATCTAAATGTTGATGCATTAAAATTTTTAAAATTTAAAAATAATAAAACTTACTGAAAAAATAAAGAAATCAAAGATCAAATTATTTATTGCGGCCCTATTGAAGCTTTATTAAATTACAAATTTGGAGTTTTGCCTTACCGGAGTTTAGAATTTATTTTTAAAACTTTTAATGTTTCAAAAAAACAAGAATTCCCAATTATTAATTTGCCTAAAGATAAAAAAAGAACAAGAACTGTTGAATATAATCAAATGACTTTGCAAAAAACAAAAAAAACAATTATTTCAACAGAGTATCCGGGTGAATATAAAAGAAATGCAAAAAAATGAAATACACCTTATTATCCAATAAATAACTCTATAAATAATGCTTTATATAAAAAGTATTATAATGAATTCAAATCAATTAAAAATTTTCATTTATTAGGTAGATTAGCAGAATATAAATATCTTGATATGGATACATCCATTTTAAGTGCAATAAAATTAGCTAAAAAATTTAATTAACATGCTATAATGCTAATAGCTTTTAATTAATAAATATTTAAATTATTTGCTTGCAAAATTTAAATTTGCATACCCATAAGGAAATTAAATTTAAAAATATGTCTAAATATGAAATTGTAGTGCTTCTTAGCTCTAAATTAACAGTTGATGAAGCTGATAAAGTTTTAACTGACTTAAATAAAAATATTAAAGTTGAAAATCTTGAATCTAAGTTTTTAGGTACTTGAGAATTAGCTTACCCTATTAATAATGAAACGTTAGCGCATTATTATCAAATTAATTTTGATGGCGAGGGTAATAGTTTTGTTGATTGAAAAAGATTGGTTTTAATTAATAAATCCGTTTTGCGTCATTTAATCATTAATTTATCAAAAGATTATGGTGCACGTGCTTCTGAAAATGAGAAAAAATTACGAATTTCTGTTTCTAGAAAAATTAAGTATGATGAAATTATGAACAATCCTGATTATGTTGCACCTAAACAAGGTCCACAAATTATTGTTAAGAAAAAACGTAAAGATGAATGAACATTAGTTACTAGAATAGGTGCTAATGGACCTGAAGATATTACTGTTAAAAATCCTAAATTTAAAAAATCTAAATTTGCTGAATTACCCGAATATAAAATTCCATCCAAGCGTGTTCCAAATTCTACTAGTGAAAATGAAATTATTTCTGAATCAAAAAACACTAAAATTGATTTAGAAATTAAAACACCAAAAGTAGAAGAAAATGTTGTTGAAAAATCAACATTAAAAATTGATGAATTTGTTACTCAAAAAAATATTAAAAATGAAGTTGATGATAAAAAACATCATAGTAAAATTTCTCATCAATCTGTTTCAAATAATAATGCAAAAAAAGAACATCATATTAAAAAAGATAAAAAATCAACTAATTCATTTGAATCAAAAAATGATGTTAAAAAGAAGGATCATGTAATTTCAAAACCTTCAAAAGAAATTAAAACAAATAAATTGACAAAAACAGTTGTTAAAAAAGATACTAAACAAATTAAAGAAGACAAAAAAGAAGTTTCAAAAATTTCAACACCTAAAAAAGTTATTTTGAAACCTGTATCTTCTAAAGTGTCAAAAACTAAAGTTACAGATAATGCAAAAAAAACAACTACTAAAAAACCAGTAACTGCAAATTCTAAAAAAGAAGTTTCTAAAAAACCAATTGCATCTAACAAGAAAAAAGAAACATCAATTGAAAAAACAATTACAAAAAAACTTGTAAAAAATAAACCAACTACTGCTAAGAAAAAGAAATAGGGATTAATTAATGAACCGAGTTACTTTGGCAGGTTATTTAGCACAAGATCCCACACCATTAAATTCTTCTTCAAAAAATGATTTTGTTGGTGTGAGATTCACAGTTGCAGTTAAAGACTTACGTGATAGAAATATTGGTGAAACGCATTTTCTTAATTGCGTAGCTTGATCGAACACAGCTAGTTACATTCAAAAAAATTTAAAACGTGGTGATTTTATAGTTGGTGATGGTCGAATTAGAATGAATAAATTTGTTAATTCAGAAGGAAAAAATATTTCTAGAACAGAAATTGTTATTGACACAGTTGCAGCACCAGGTTCGAGAAGAAATAGTAATAATGTTACTCAACAAATAACAACAACAGAATTAGAAAATATTGATAATGCATTTCCTGATACCATTGATATAGATTTGAATTTAGATGAAGCATTTAGTGTAAAAGAAGTTGATAAAGAAGATACAAACAATCCAAAAGAAAATAAAGAAAATACTCTTCCTTGATCTGATGATCTAGAAGATTAGGAGCACATTATGAGTGATAATTTAAAAATAAAACAACCAGCAAATAATATTTCTGAAGATGATCAAACAAAAAAAACAGAAAAAGTTGAATTAGAAAATAAAGATAAATCATTAGGAAGCTATACAAAAAGAAATTTCCGTCCAAAAGAAAATATAAGCATTTCTACTAATCGTAAAAAAACTTTTAAACCACGCGGAAGAAAAATATGTCATTTTTGTGCTAGCGGTGTTTTAAAAATTGATTACAAAGATAAAGCATTATTAGAAAAGTATATTAATTTGTATGCAAAAATTCTTTCACGTCGTCAAACAGGTAATTGTGCAATGCATCAACGACATTTATCTAATGCTATTAAAAGAGCAAGAGTTATTGCATTATTACCATTTGTTCGAGATTAATTTTTATACAAGAGTTAATTTATGAAAGTAATTTTAATTAAAAATGTACCTAATTTAGGAAAAACTAATGCTGTAGTTGATGTTAAAGAAGGATATGCTAAAAATTACTTGATAAAAAATAAATTAGCCATTGTTTATAATGATACTAACAAGAAAGAATTAGATAAAAAATTAATTGATATCAATGCTCAACATGATTTACTATTAGCGCAAGCTGTTGTGTTAAAAAATCAACTAGAAAAATTAGAATTAAATTTTATTTTGCAAATGAACGCAAATAATAAAGCATTTGGTTCTATTAACAACAAACAAATTTTGGACGAATTAAAGTTAAAAAATATAGAAATCGATAAAGTTATGTTACCTGATAATTTGAAATTAAGTTTAGGTTTTCATAAAATTAAAATTAAAATTTTTGAAAATGTTGAGGCAATGCTTCAAATTAATGTTAAGGGTGACTAAATATGGATAATGAACAAATACAAAATGAGACAATGCCTTATGTTGAAATCACACCTGAATTGGGCATAGAATCAGAAGAAAATGTTTTAAGTTTGTTAATTAATAATTCTGTTAGTCCAGACAATGTATTTGCAAAACTTATTGTTAGTGACTTTAGTAATCCTAATTATCGATTATTGTTCAACACTATGTTATCAATGTATGAATCAAATAAACAAATTGATTTAACAATTGTTAAAGATAATTTACAAGTTCAAAATCATTTATCTGATGATATGCGTCATCTATTAAATATATTGGCAACTAAAAATTCTAATCCAATTATAATTGATAACTACATTCAATTAATAAGAATGGCTTCAATGTTAAGAGAGTTAAAAAAATTAAGTCAAGATATTTTAGATTCTCATATTAATTTTTTAGAATTTGATGATCAATTAGCTATTTTCGAACATCGTTTTTCAAATATTATTAAGAGCACAAATAAAAATTTAGTTTTACCTATTAATAATTATGTTGATAAATATAAAAATAAATTTGAAAAATCATATTTCAATACTATTACAACAGGAACAAAAACTAATTTTGAAAGAATTGACGAATTAACAAATGGTTTTCAACCAGGTGATTTAATTATTCTTGCTGCTAGACCTGGTCGTGGTAAAACTGCTTTTTCTGTTAACTTAATTGTTAATGTTGCAAAAAATCTAGAACCTGATGAAACAGTAGTTATGTTTTCTTTAGAAATGGGTGGCGAACAAATTGTTCATCGTATTGTTTCTGCTGAATCAATGATTAACTTTAATTTAGCTAAAGTTAAGAATCTTGATAGTCAATCAAGTAGTCAAATTGTTGCAACTTTAAATAAAATAAATGATTTACCGATTTTAATTGATGATTCTAGTGATATTTCGTTAACAGAAATTAGAAGTCGTTTGCAACAAATAGCTAATACAAAAAAAATTAAATTAGTTGTTATTGATTATTTACAATTAGTAAAAGTAACAAGAACACATTCAATGATGACTAGACAACAAGAGGTTGCAATGATATCTCATAGTTTGAAATCATTAGCTAGAGAATTAGAAATTCCAATTATTGCAATTGCTCAATTGTCAAGAAAAATTGAAGAACGTCGCGGAGCATCAAGCCAACCCATATTATCTGATCTTAGAGAATCAGGTTCTATTGAACAAGATGCTGATTTAGTTTGTTTCTTGCACACAGTTGAAAGTGATGACGAAATGAATAGTTTAAATCAAGATAATGTTGATATTGAATTCATTATTGCTAAACATCGTAATGGTGCTACAGGAAAAGCAGAATTAACTTTCCAAAAGTCTATTAGTAAATTTATATCAAAAAGCAATACATACACAAAGGAATAATTATGAACATAAAATACAAAAATTTATTAATCAAAATAGCATTGCTTTTTATAATTCTTTGCATTCCTTTATTAGCTTTAACTTCTTGTGGTGCTCCAGCGTCAAATAAATATTTAACTTTAGTTTCTGAATTTAATAATTTATTAAGATATCCAAATCCATCTAACGAACAAGAAACAATAGATAAAGATAAAACAATAAAAGTTCATTATTCATTATTGGCAAGAGCGGGTCAATCAAATGTAAATAAATGAAGTTTTGTTGTAAATAATGCAACTTCTACTGATCAAAATCAACCTTTAACTAGTGATAAAATTGATAATTCATTTTTAAATATTTATGGCACTTTAGTTAATACTATTGCTTATAACATAGCTTATCCTGCTAGTGTTTTTGCAACAACTGTTTCTAGTTATAATCGTAGCTTAGGGGATGATAAAAATCCAAACATAATAAATTTGTTTAAAGATGATAAAAATAATTTCATTCCTAATAATAGTGATTTTTACAAAGGAATGTCAAATAATTTGTTAGTAGCTAACAATGAAAATAATATTAACTTTGGTATTTCTGATTTAACTTTTAATTTTAAAAAAATTAATAGTTCAGGTGCGGTGGATAATACTGGTGTAAACAATGGTATTATTGATGCAAGAAAAAATGGAACATATGATAATAGCGGAAAAGAAATAACTGATAATGCATCAGATATGACAAAAAACAATGTTAACAATCGTTTAAGTAAAATGTATGCTATAACAGATATTGCAGTTTATTTTCGTTATTATATTGCTGGTTCTGATCAAGGTAGTGTTTCACCAAGTAGAAATCAAATTGTTGTTTCTAATCCAACTGATGATATAGGCAAAAAAAATAAAGAAATTTTAGATAATCAATTTCAAAAAATATTTAATAAAAAACCCGAAAGTTACACATATAAATTATCAATGAATGATATGGTAGCCATTTTACTTTATGGTGCTACAGATATTAAAAAAGATGAACAAGATCCAAATAAATTAAATTACAAAATAACTCCATCTATAGTTCAATCATTAACTCCTTTATCATGACTAACTAATGAAAGTTTTACATTAGTTAATGGCGATCCTAATAATCCACAAAAAAATTTGTTTAAGATAGACAATGATTTATTAAACAATTTAATTGATCCAAGCAAAATATTGACTGAAAGACAATTTGAAGATAAAGGATTAACAATTGAGCAACAAAGAACTCAAACTTTTTTAGGCAGAACTAATGCAATTGATTTACAATCACGTGCTTTTATTTCTGAAATTAATGTCAAAAATATA
This is a stretch of genomic DNA from Mycoplasmoides pirum ATCC 25960. It encodes these proteins:
- the rplI gene encoding 50S ribosomal protein L9; the encoded protein is MKVILIKNVPNLGKTNAVVDVKEGYAKNYLIKNKLAIVYNDTNKKELDKKLIDINAQHDLLLAQAVVLKNQLEKLELNFILQMNANNKAFGSINNKQILDELKLKNIEIDKVMLPDNLKLSLGFHKIKIKIFENVEAMLQINVKGD
- the glf gene encoding UDP-galactopyranose mutase produces the protein MKKVIIVGAGISGCSIANLLANKGYLVDIYEKKDYVGGHCYDLLSKDKILYHQYGPHIFHTEHDEVINFIRQFAKFNNYINKVQVKLPNKKTTRLPFNFKEIKKIDPKNAKSIINLLKKLFPNQQKVSILELKKYREYEPLNKIVDWVLDNIYAPYTSKMWGIKISEIDENVIARVGITLSDNESYFPTAKIQGLPIGGYTNMIKKMIEHPNINLNLNVDALKFLKFKNNKTYWKNKEIKDQIIYCGPIEALLNYKFGVLPYRSLEFIFKTFNVSKKQEFPIINLPKDKKRTRTVEYNQMTLQKTKKTIISTEYPGEYKRNAKKWNTPYYPINNSINNALYKKYYNEFKSIKNFHLLGRLAEYKYLDMDTSILSAIKLAKKFN
- the dnaB gene encoding replicative DNA helicase yields the protein MDNEQIQNETMPYVEITPELGIESEENVLSLLINNSVSPDNVFAKLIVSDFSNPNYRLLFNTMLSMYESNKQIDLTIVKDNLQVQNHLSDDMRHLLNILATKNSNPIIIDNYIQLIRMASMLRELKKLSQDILDSHINFLEFDDQLAIFEHRFSNIIKSTNKNLVLPINNYVDKYKNKFEKSYFNTITTGTKTNFERIDELTNGFQPGDLIILAARPGRGKTAFSVNLIVNVAKNLEPDETVVMFSLEMGGEQIVHRIVSAESMINFNLAKVKNLDSQSSSQIVATLNKINDLPILIDDSSDISLTEIRSRLQQIANTKKIKLVVIDYLQLVKVTRTHSMMTRQQEVAMISHSLKSLARELEIPIIAIAQLSRKIEERRGASSQPILSDLRESGSIEQDADLVCFLHTVESDDEMNSLNQDNVDIEFIIAKHRNGATGKAELTFQKSISKFISKSNTYTKE
- a CDS encoding single-stranded DNA-binding protein, yielding MNRVTLAGYLAQDPTPLNSSSKNDFVGVRFTVAVKDLRDRNIGETHFLNCVAWSNTASYIQKNLKRGDFIVGDGRIRMNKFVNSEGKNISRTEIVIDTVAAPGSRRNSNNVTQQITTTELENIDNAFPDTIDIDLNLDEAFSVKEVDKEDTNNPKENKENTLPWSDDLED
- the lysS gene encoding lysine--tRNA ligase; amino-acid sequence: MQEKLSDQEKVRLSKLEELQKNNLNPYEVVKVERTHNSQTFKLQYEKYNKEELHNNKDKIILAGRVVGIRHTFILIQDFFGKIQLYLNKNNQPDLFEYFNNYLDLGDIVSAIGTPMKTNTNELTLNITSLKIISKSLKTPPEKFHGLTDEEDRARKRYLDLTYNSKSMETFLMRSKIVRLMREYLDSVDFYEVETPILQSILGGANARPFITHHNTLKRDFYLRIATEIPLKKLIVGGFDKVYEIGRIFRNEGMDSTHNPEFTSMELYMAYEDMVAVMNITEDIIHFISNKLNINQITFNDKTIDISKPFKKISMVDLIKEHTGIDFNNVTSDEEAIEIAKKHNVHFENHQNTYGHIVNLFFEEFCESKLIEPTFVTTYPVDVSPLAKLDYSNKRFTERFELFIFGKEFANGYSELNDPIDQKQRFENQVLEKQKGNDEAVEIDYEFLEALEYALPPTGGLGIGVDRLVMLFTQNVSIRDVLLFPHMRDSK
- the rpsF gene encoding 30S ribosomal protein S6; translation: MSKYEIVVLLSSKLTVDEADKVLTDLNKNIKVENLESKFLGTWELAYPINNETLAHYYQINFDGEGNSFVDWKRLVLINKSVLRHLIINLSKDYGARASENEKKLRISVSRKIKYDEIMNNPDYVAPKQGPQIIVKKKRKDEWTLVTRIGANGPEDITVKNPKFKKSKFAELPEYKIPSKRVPNSTSENEIISESKNTKIDLEIKTPKVEENVVEKSTLKIDEFVTQKNIKNEVDDKKHHSKISHQSVSNNNAKKEHHIKKDKKSTNSFESKNDVKKKDHVISKPSKEIKTNKLTKTVVKKDTKQIKEDKKEVSKISTPKKVILKPVSSKVSKTKVTDNAKKTTTKKPVTANSKKEVSKKPIASNKKKETSIEKTITKKLVKNKPTTAKKKK
- the rpsR gene encoding 30S ribosomal protein S18 — encoded protein: MSISTNRKKTFKPRGRKICHFCASGVLKIDYKDKALLEKYINLYAKILSRRQTGNCAMHQRHLSNAIKRARVIALLPFVRD